The following proteins come from a genomic window of Diorhabda carinulata isolate Delta chromosome X, icDioCari1.1, whole genome shotgun sequence:
- the LOC130902438 gene encoding uncharacterized protein LOC130902438 — MDQQSMTLLHTSGPIQPPSSNAPPHPRRLNRKGHGPLHGNLQTERLSLSEEAKLLYSQEMSSMPSKTPVSVLQELLSRRGITPKYELVQIEGAIHEPIFRYRVFLNNDLVATGTGRSKKDAKHAAAKNLLDLLVGKVTPEQANQTNGTPGAVDITNQVVSPFDDKVMGNPIGWLQEMCMSRRWPPPSYEMEHEEGLPHERQFTIACQVLKFREVGTGKSKKLAKRMAAHKMWQALQDLPLDGNNLPSVFGSCEDFVNKLGSVQNRYSGLKDTKITKLSNQQSLKVAHFHKTLKNAVGQKLAELQTVAISSKDFNFVQFLQEIATEQSFEVTYVDIEEKSLAGNIGQPLCLLLKQSPLLDELCIHDMVPTAGLAGELNHVDTNCKVVAYTGKECYQQALQNSKLVVVLASAPNSDQNPEKMWSANAKIVQEIVTNVGKYANKAFLAIGTNPINSLVPMACEILKKHGCYNPNTIFGITTLDTVRANTFAARALGLEPECVLVPVIGGHTEETVVPVLSNTKPTPEYTPEEIENITMHVKKANDHLMKMKPGENGALASAFACARFIISLVKAMKGYPDIIECAYVASKIHPDAKYLSTPLLLGTGGISKNLGVPNLTEFESCNLDNAIMHLKNDIKQGESFVGVNDNIECDPCNIQVPRCPRNWCEYKKDQKNM, encoded by the exons ATGGATCAACAAAGCATGACTTTACTACACACTTCTGGTCCAATCCAACCGCCTTCATCAAACGCCCCTCCCCATCCCAGGCGGCTGAATCGTAAAGGACATGGACCATTACATGGAAATTTACAAACTGAACGTTTGTCCCTGAGCGAGGAAGCaaaattg CTATATTCGCAAGAAATGTCATCCATGCCTAGTAAAACTCCAGTCAGTGTCCTCCAAGAATTATTGAGTCGTAGAGGAATCACTCCAAAGTATGAATTGGTGCAAATAGAAGGTGCTATTCACGAACCTATATTCCGTTACCGTGTATTTCTCAACAACGATCTTGTTGCTACCGGTACCGGAAGATCTAAGAAAGATGCCAAACACGCTGCTGCAAAGAACTTGTTAGATCTCTTGGTTGGAAAAGTCACCCCTGAACAGGCTAATCAAACAAATGGAACGCCTGGAGCTGTTGATAT caCCAACCAAGTGGTATCACCTTTCGATGATAAAGTGATGGGGAACCCCATCGGCTGGCTCCAGGAGATGTGCATGTCCCGCCGTTGGCCACCACCATCGTACGAAATGGAACATGAAGAGGGACTGCCTCACGAAAGACAATTTACCATCGCCTGTCAG GTTTTGAAATTCCGAGAAGTTGGTACTGGCAAGTCCAAGAAACTAGCGAAGAGAATGGCAGCTCACAAAATGTGGCAAGCTTTACAAGATTTACCACTTGATGGTAACAATTTACCTAGTGTATTTGGAAGCTGTGAAGAT TTTGTTAATAAACTCGGAAGTGTTCAGAATCGTTACTCAGGTTTGAAAGATACTAAAATTACCAAATTGAGTAATCAACAATCTCTCAAAGTGGCCCATTTCcataaaactttgaaaaatgcTGTTGGACAAAAATTGGCTGAATTGCAG ACTGTTGCTATCAGCTCCAAGGATTTCAACTTTGTTCAATTCCTACAAGAAATCGCCACCGAACAATCATTTGAAGTAACTTACgttgatattgaagaaaaatcttTGGCAG GAAACATTGGCCAGCCCCTATGTTTGCTTTTGAAACAATCACCGTTACTAGATGAGCTATGTATACATGATATGGTCCCAACAGCAGGATTAGCAGGTGAACTTAATCACGTTGATACAAATTGCAAAGTTGTGGCATATACAGGAAAAGAGTGCTACCAACAAGCTTTACAA aattCCAAGTTGGTGGTAGTATTAGCCTCTGCACCTAATTCTGATCAAAATCCAGAGAAAATGTGGTCTGCAAATGCTAAAATTGTTCAAGAAATAGTTACAAATGTTGGCAAATATGCAAACAAG GCATTTTTGGCAATTGGTACAAATCCAATTAACAGTTTAGTACCTATGGCTtgcgaaatattaaaaaaacacgGTTGCTATAATCCTAACACTATTTTTGGTATCACCACTTTAGATACTGTCAGAGCGAATACATTTGCTGCCCGGGCTCTTGGTCTTGAGCCTGAATGCGTACTAGTACCGGTGATAGGAGGTCATACAGAGGAAACTGTAGTACCAGTTTTATCGAATACTAAACCTACACCAGAGTATACCCCC gaagaaatagaaaatatcacaaTGCATGTAAAGAAAGCAAACGATCATCTAATGAAAATGAAACCGGGCGAAAATGGCGCATTGGCTAGCGCATTTGCATGTGCTAGATTCATTATTTCTTTAGTAAAAGCAATGAAAGGTTATCCAGATATTATCGAGTGTGCTTATGTTGCTTCTAAAATTCACCCTGATGCAAAATATTTGTCAACCCCTCTTCTGTTAGGGACTG GTGGTATATCGAAAAACCTCGGTGTACCCAACCTAACGGAATTTGAATCTTGTAATTTGGATAATGCAATTATGCACTTGAAAAATGACATTAAACAAGGAGAATCGTTTGTCGGGGTTAACGATAACATCGAATGTGACCCTTGCAATATACAAGTACCTAGATGTCCCAGAAATTGGTGTGAATACAAGaaagatcaaaaaaatatgtaa